The DNA sequence TCCAGTATGGGTCCTATCTCATTCGAGAATGCACAGTTACGTGCTATAATTTATGGTTTCAACTCATTAGAGTTCGAGCGTGGGAAAAATTTAGCAGCATTTCCCTGCAGTTCTTCAAGTGCACGAGATAGATACAAAAAACTACGAAGCACTTGAAGAACGCAAAGAGATGTTACCACATTTCCCACGCTCAAACTCTAATGCGTGAACCGCAAACTACAACATGTGAATGTGCAATCTCAAACTGCCCAAAAatttgggacaattcaagaattcaTTGGATCGTAGTCATCCTTTCGCATCCATTCGCGAAATCCAATAAATTCTCAAACGAGAAACTAAGCTTATATGAACATTGCAAACCATTTTTTGTACATCCACACAAAAATGGTTGCATACAGATACATAAACTCACAACACCTATAAACTACATACAACAATATTTAAATGAATGGAAATTAATTAGATAACTTAGTTAAGAAAAATGATACCTCAAATTGTTGGAAATTGTACCACGGGAAGGCAGTTGTTGCAattgttttgcagcttctgctTTCCAGCAATCTGGTTAAGTTTAGTAAAGTAAACAACTTTTGCGTGATGCAACCATTGTCACGTAAAACCTTGGGCTTCAACATTTTTGGCACCATTCGACTACGATTTCCCGGGATTTTTTAACCCATTGCACGACGAATAATTGTTcgttgggcttttttttttttttgggacatTGATGTGGCCTTCAACTTTTTGCACGCCTTTGACTTTCCCAGGTTTTTTAAACCCATTGCTTCGTCGtgtgagtatttttttttttttttttttgtttgttgttgttgttgttgttgtttttttggGGGATATTGACAACATTTTTCCATTAACTCttcaaaaattttcaaaccacatacatatttaataaataattccaTTTGtgcatatttaattaatatacttacttattaataaaaaaaatttcatactaaaaaaacttaaaattcatatttaatcaaaagattttatactaaaaaacttaaaattcatatttaataaaaaaaaattcatactaaacaaacttaaaattcatATTTCATTCATAATAAACATCAAGtacatatttaataaaaaatttcatactaaaaaaacttaaaattaatatataattattaaataagcaataatattaaaataagaaaTCTTATTCTACTCATCCACCGGTACTTCTTGTTCTTGCTGTAGTGTTGCATCGCGTTCATTATCAAAGTTCCACTCCTAGAATCCCGACTTGAACACGTTGTTGATAACCTTCATCAGATTTGGATCACTTTTGCCAATGTCCCAATTGGACTGTCAGgcaaaaactaataaattaaaatctaactATTATATTATGTTTAACAAACATAgttattatttaactaataaaaTTAGCACATACAACTAACTCATCAATCATGTGCATCTTCAGCTCCTCGGGGATGGCTCTCTAAGACTCCCAATCTGCAGCACATTTGGTACGCACCATTGCTCCCACGTCGGAGGAAAAGCTGGCGCACTTATTTGACTTCACAACCCCTATTATTTCGTCCCCAATGATTCGGTAACGGCTTCTTCCATACggcggatccaggatttcaagatCGGAGGGCTCCaagataaaagttcaaaaaaaatatattagacTAGTTTGGTTCCATAGTACTATTTTTTATGGAATTTGGTTCattgaataatcaaaattaatcaacCACATCAAGTGGCCAAGTGGTAAGGGTGCGGATTTCGActcttaaaatacaaaaaacaggGAGGTTCTGGGTTCGAGGCTCCAAGCTAGTGAATCTGCTTGATTGTGGCCATGAGAAAGctaaaatgcctctgtgagtcttctagGCCCCTAGAAGGGGTCGATAACTGTGGCTTACCACTAGTTGTCCcgctttaaaaaataataataataataataataataataataatcaagatTAATCTCAAAGGTAATAAAACCAATAAATTCTCCTCGGCAACATAACACATCAATTAATGACTTTACAAAGATGAAATTTGttaatgtaacatatatattacaattgGGAGTTGAGACTAGAGTCTaggattaaaaaacttaaatgaatTTGGCATAAATAAAATTAGGCAGCTAGAGGTGGTGGAATGGCAAATGGTGTTGGGGGATGGGATAACTTGAGTTTAAAGTTGAGAGGTTGCGACGATTTGGaggattaaaacaaaaattagaaaccttttcttcttctttgtaagCACTGCTGCATGCACATCCATGGAGACAACAAGCCTCTCTGCTGCACCTGCCCAAATTGTTGGAGGGTCCCGAAGGTCAATCACAAGTGTTTCTTCGGGCTTTCGAAGGGTCCCGAGACCTCCCGGGTCCCTATATCGATCCGTCAATGTTCCCATATGTGTGTCGGACCCGTACCACAACTCTTTTCTTCTTGTcaatcaacaaaaaataatttcataataCTAAAGCTAAATAAAAACTTTACACAAAATGCAAAAAGTTCAACGCAAACCTTATCCAGAACCTTCTCCATCTATTGCCATTGATGAACGTGCATCTTTGTCGGCCATCGTACCAACACTCAAAGAACGAACTGATTATAATCGTCAGAATTGCAAAGCGTTTTCGAAacgaattgtgaagaataaggacaGCAGAAACGCATATTTAAAGGAAGGTTAGGGACTTTGCGCAACGAACAATTTGTCGCGCAAACACATGCAGTAAATACGGTATTTATTTCTCTGATTCAGATGAACCAAATACATTGACCTATAATTGATTGCCCTTGCGCAACGAAATCTTTGTCGCGCAAGAGTTTGCTTAGCGATAGATTTGTCACGCAAAGGTTTTAGCGACGAACTtattgtaattataaagtttacgtaaacatagatatctatgtttacataaactttataattaccaACTAATTTTCAGTTTATAATatgtattctaaaaataattactaccttaaataaattgatattatatttcattcaattaatacattaaataattaataccttaaataaattgatattatatTCCATTCACTTAATACACTAAATCattaataccttaaataaagtatattatattccattcaattaataccttaaataaattattatattccattcaattaataacttaaataaattgatattatactccattcaattatttaaataaccaaacatgaattaaaacataattaagtaaaaatacataacttataaaaagtaccttaaatttaaatattgtcatacaaaacataaatttaaaactactatttcGATGGTCCTCCATTCCACTGGACTTCATAATGCCACCTATTGTAACCTCCCTCCAACGCAtcctccatcaacttcatcaattgtTCGTTCGTATCATCAATAGTATACTTacactgttacacatatatggaaataattaattctaacatataacaaaaaaatatcacaaaattaattattgatcCATCAACAGTATACTTACTAATAATTCATCCATCACCGTCTTCTTCGCATTCTCTGGCACATCTTTCCAAGAACGCCACTCAGCAGTAGGACAATTGTTTCCCATGGCTACAACAATCGCATCATGAATTGAAAATGCTGCATCAAATCATTCGGGTTTTCGTCGGTCATGTTATCATCCTTGTTTTTATCCTCCATCTCAGCACGAACATAATTCTGAAGAATAAGGAGAATAGAATTGTGAAGAAAAGGGAGAGCAGAagcgcatatttataggaagtAAAGGGCATTTGTACGACGAAGGCTTTGTTGTGCAAAGATCTCACTAAATACTTTCAGTTTCTGTTGATTCACATGCACTGAATGCTTTGACTAAAAACTGACTCTAACTTGCACGACGAAGCCTTTGTCGTGCAAGTGGTTTCCAAAGCGTTGAATGTTTTGCCCAAGAAAATGAACAAGCTTTGTGCAACGAAccctttgtcgcgcaaagatATAGCAGGAAAATCTTGGTCGCGCGTTAGGgttctagcaaaaaaaaaaaaaaaaaaagggggtttTTCGTTGCATAAGGTCTCATTGCACGACGGAATTTACTTTGTCGCGcaaaatgtgacatcccgtcccggaaatatcggaAACGTGCATATGAAATGACCCTTTTACCCCTAGCTTGAtttcgtattattgtttttggttgttttgtggggtgttggcaagcttagggccacacacacacacactcacacacacagcCACTTTCTCTTtcccctctgtctctctcccccgcgtctctctcccttcccgttATCACTATACGTACGGACAAGCACCAAAACCAACCAAACCAtcacagatcgagggaaccaactacaccattgaactcgtgaggtcgaggcgagcacagccataccattttcaggtgagaaatccttcgttttcacgtcgattcgtcAATGGCTgatttgagtactgttcatgcaaacttattctagcgtgtttttggacttttgaagcttgtagttttgttagtgaggtcctaaggagcgtcggagtagttcgttggacgaatttggacgtcgggaaggcctggttcgaagttggccgagtttggagtttttggacaggtataatcttgtagttttagaccttaaaacttgtttggaCGTGTTCTTCTAGTTCTAAGGTttaatttggtgcaagaaacgtgaaaaatggtggaaaaatgagcgagaaaacccaagttgcaggttttcccagtttccggcgccggcgacgtcgccggcgattgaatgaagaaggcgacggaatattccgtcaattctgacggaatattcctgacgccgttaacggaacctgttagttttaacggaatattccggggttttaacggaatattcctgacggcgtctgttgacaccgtcagtgtgcatggcacgtggccgcgcgtgggggcgcgtaggtccgtgccttggccggcgcgtggggggcgtgcggcggaggaaaattattctaaaattatggttgtgatcctgaggttgtgtagagcacgttggtatattcatttgtccattttgagcaatgtatgagaagttattacgagaagttggttatgtgctttaaagttaacgtttctatagttatttcgcatataggtgacacgtaccccgaggacgagcgttcgcactcgaggcaggggggctacgacccttccacttactagtgagtgggcttttgttttccgtatatacctatatacatttatattcccagaaattgatttaaaaagggttatttgccttatgccatgcatgttattattatcgtttatgcatcattgcatgcattagtagtggcatacatatatatgcatattgggtgctgtggacgcacaggtaagtgccaggtaagtggtatgcATGTTATAATTCAGTAGTGGTtaaagatgcttagagagctcataacctgcacccccggtgttagtgcttccgcccagagtagggcacagtccttcacgtgatgttcacctcccgcaccacacgctcagcttggatccaagttaggtgcataggcctgtcgtacagaccacattaggtggttccgactcgtaggtgacccgcgattattcgcacagccttcacgtgatcgtagcactagagcgtatatatatgttacacccaggcctgtcgtacagaccactttaggtggttccgactcgtgggcaggttcagttattgagttgagatttgagctctagatgcagccgtacaggtcacgttaggtgactccggccgccagatgttatgatgttgatatgatttatacctgggcacttacattcattaTGAGACTTTGGCATgacatatcttgagcatgattggcatacccttgagcacgtttggcatatctatacatacgtttatatgtttattttctgggaagtatacaggttttacggcgaggggttagaatgtattttgctaaatggttttcaaagagctttgtttttgcccactcacgcttttgttttgcgcccctccaggttctagttgcttagccgttgcggtggtttcccttgagggctttccggcgtttctgacagacactccccattgtagggtcgcctccgggcgtactactgttgtcgttttcgtttgggctgctatagacctgctctgaaattgtatctcacttactagcacttgttttagtaccttgtatgctagtttttaattattcgtacttttatattactactttattagcttccgcacgtgcacatggctacgtcaccttcgtgtgacggccagcacgctccgatctcggtcggggtgtgtcacaaaaTTCTGTCACGcaagtaattttttgtactgGTGAAAAGTATAAGAGAGGGTGGTAGTCCACActaacttgaaaaaaaaaggcgTCAAAGAACTGGCGTGGAAGAAGAAACGGGAGAAGAAGTAGGATTAAAcagggaaggaaggagaagactcCTTGTATGCTACAATCACCATTTAattccagtttttttttttttaattatttatttattagatgtttttaatttaaattaaattctgattaatttaaataatgTGGATGTCCACATCAAATACCACATAAGGTGATATATAAATATGGTATGAAAACATGGTAAGAATATCATTATTAGAGAATTAAACATGGTCCATAAAGACAATCAATCAAGAGCTTAGAGTCACCCTCAACTTGATCTCCCTACATAATTTCTGATTAAAAAACCGGCAGCCGCAAGGGAGTTGTGCACATGCCGAAACATGGTTTATCACGTGAAACAGAAACTAAATTCGAAATTATATGAAGTTGTCGTGTTTGTTTCAGCAtgtaagatttttttattacatttagAATGTCTAACCTAATATGTTATTGATcgttttttaatataatttcatttgaactaataaaaattatatatatatatctagcaccaaaatatataataagtcTCAATACGGGCTGTTGCTATAATATTTTGTTGCTTTAAATGcactattattttaataataatagtGTATAtaaaattcaagatcaagtacCTAAAATTTCCTAACTTTTTACTGTTATTTTAAATTGATCTCAACTTTTGTAAATATTCTAAATAAGTACCAAGCAATGAGTCTCACTTTTTAGCTTACCTGgtcactaaaataataataaaaataatttcaaacaagacatgaagataaaaaaataaaaaaataaaaactaattcacgaataaaatagaaaacaaaaatgaagacGGAAAAATATCAAGCACCCACCACATCCAAGCTCAACCTACGACCACTGATACCCCATCCCAACCCTTATTTTAAAACACACCAACTGGGTATATCATGGTCAATATTAACATTATTTGCctcaaaatctaaatttcaaatGTAGATTATATAAGATGGAACCCAATGATCAAACAagtattgaattgaattgaaaatgcACCCAAATTGAGATTACATTAGGAGGATAATCAGCTAACAAATAAGAGGATTAAGAATTCCTACAGGATTTCAAAGAGCTTGTTTCTACTCATGTGATTTCCTCATTCGCCGATTCTTGACTCATAAATCTTCCAGTTCTTCTTTATGGACggtgaagatggtggtggcCACATCATGACAATCCATACCATTTTAGCAACCTCCATGACCTTCTTCTCAATGTTGGCGGCGTGAGTTGTAAGGTGGAGTTGGTGTTGTGCATGAATTTGGAGGCGATGACCTGATGGGAGTGATAGTGGCCATTAGTTGTGGAGACCATGCTTTCATGACATTTGGAGACAAAGTAAAtcctaattaatttaacaaaaatctaATTGAGGCTTAACGGATGTGATGTTTTAAATAAATTGCATACTTATTTGGgatgtttaaaaaaattgaaaccaattTAGAATTACATAAAAAAACAGAAGGGATTTTATGTATTTCACATCGCATGTAGTATTTTGGATGAAAGAGGTGAGAGAACCTTTATCAATAACATGCATGTGGTGTTGACAGTATCGGTTCAACTGTAACAAATATCCAAAGACATGCTTATTATAATCTCAGCAGACCCTCGCAACAATTTGTAACATGCATATATTTAGATACTCAACATACCCAATATTGAAAAAGTAGGAGCCCgacaaccaaaataaaatttagaacCTAACAACCAACACCTCCACGAACTCAAAAGGCGAGACATTTTTTCAAGTGCTCTATTTAAGTTGGTACTGCTTGAAACCTCGATTGCATGCTAACTCTATGCCTCTCATGAACTTCCAAGATTGTTATAAATTGTGCTTAATTAAAAATGGCAGCGAGACCTGGTAATTAATACCATCTGAAAAGGGTCCAAACTTGCTTTCTGTTTGGCTCCTCTGTCGAATGACACAGTGTCTACCATGCAGACTGCAGAGCCTTGACACACCAACTGAAAAACTTGAACAACTTAAACGTGGATGTCATGCACCCACCGGACACTcgctcactcactctctctctctctctctctctctctctctctctctctctctctctctctgtgtaggTAGTCTTCCTACATGATCGACCCAATTTAACGCGGTCCAAACAAACATTACCAGAAACAATAAGTGGAAGTTTGGaaacaaaaatagaagaaaaagaaaatgggaaGTGATATATACACAACGATTCCAAAGAGTATTCACTATTCAGTGATGTATGAGCAGTGTGGAGCACAGACTCCAGATAGAATGGTCCACACTCTATGTTCAATTTATGGCCCATCACTACTGTTTCCAGTTCCCTAGAGTTTCTGTTGGCATCTTTGCAATCACACAAATAATATCTCAAGTGAATGATATTATTCTGTTTATTCAATATTATCAATAATATctccgttaaaaaaaaaaaaattatcaataaTATCAATTATATAACTTTCGAATCAATATGTTATTACCAAGTatcgaaaaataaaaagaaaggaattgAGAAATTTCTGCTTTTGCTGCATTTTTTCcattgtttaattatttatgataaccatttcaaaattcaaaggtTATGAAAAAATTTACATCTTTTCAACCAACCAAGCAAATTGATCATGGTCAAATTACTAAAGAAAGAGGTGTAATTGTTGAAATTGGAgaaaaacgaaagaaaaaaaaaagaaaaaaaaagaacaagatcGTTGACAGAAATTCTTTTTTGGAAGAAAATATTGTTGATATAATTTATATGCAAATATATTGTCTCTCAAGAATATATCATTGACCTAGCAATTTTAATGGCCTAGCAAGCGCTTTGACCCTACCAGCATTTGGCCTTGTCTGTTCTCTCCCTCTCAATGTTGTACCAATGATGTCCTCCTTCCTTATCACAAAAACTTTCGAATACTCATCAATaataaatagaagaaaaaggaaagaaaaagaaaaagagaagcattTTGAATTTATCTTTATCATCATTAAGATTCCTAACAATAACAAAATGACTGCAAATGCAATCCACATTCACAGTTCTTTTTCATCATCACCACATCGTATTTGCCATCACCTTCCAACTagaaaggaaacaaacaaaaatagctAAAAAAACTCGAAATTTACAGAGAATTGGGATTCGAGCTACAATCTTTGATTGATGATCAAACCCTAAAGCACCCGacatggtggtggtgctggtggtggtgatggtggtggaggGACTTCTCCCTATCGATCATGCCTTGGACGGACCTAAACTCCTCCACATGGCAAGGGATGGTGATAGTGCCCTTCTGATCAAACCCATACTCTTCCTCGGCTTCCTTCAAGAGCTGTATGAAGAGTGGGTGATTGAAGTAGATCACAGGAATTACAAACCTCTGTTGCTCTTTTCCCTGGCCCACCTTGATTGCCAAACACCCTTTTGGAACATCTCTAATCACTTGTTTCTTCCCACcgtgatgatggtggtggtggtgaagaTGCGGCAGGTGAAGATGGAAATTTCTCAGACTTCTCTCTCCGCTACCCATATctgaaaaaatattaaaagaaaaaccaacaAACAAAGGCGAGAAGATGAAGGCAAAGACAAAGGCAAACCCTAGGGCTTTTGATTTTCTCCCCTAGATTAAATCTTACAAGAAAAGGAAGGAAAACGGCCAAGGATCTGAGGCTGCGATGGCTTGCTTGAATAGGGTTAGAGAAGAATAACTCAGAGACCTTGGTACGTTGGTCATCTTTGATAAACCAGTCCTAGTGCAAAACGCATACCAACCAGGGAATGAATTTGATATatagcgagagagagagagagagagagagagagccaaaGAATAATGTGGGCTTTCATTAGTTGTGTAACTAGGGTTTCGTAAGTGGGCTTCTTTGACCCTTGATTGATGATCAGTTGATGATAAAAACATCGTCATCTTTTCAAAACAATCAGATAAGAAAGTGGGGTGTTGTAACTTATGGTACTTTGGGTTTCTAGTCCTTCACACAAAGTGGTTTAGTTGCCGTTTTGATTAATAGGGGACTTAGGATTGTTTGACTATGATAAACATGGCACAAAATTATGTTACATAAGTTGTACCAAGTGgccatttagtattacggtctagtgaaaTTTCTCTTAACTagatgtcttaggtttgattcctACTACAAGTGAATTTGGACCATATTATTGCCCCATTTAGAGGCTTAGCAGTCTCACTcccttaatataaataatatcgtttgtttttaaaaaaaataaaaaatttagcaagTCGGAAACAATTTTGAGATGAAACGCTAGCAGTTTTATTAGAGAAGGAAAGTAAAAATTGTAAAGATGGTCTCTTGGATTAATTTGAAGAATAAGCACACGAACCAGCAAAGTGCAACCAAATCTTGAAATCAACAACGACTAAACTTGATGAAGAAGAAATACCACACAAGTTGTCCAAGACTTGGATCAGTTGGATGGAATCACTTATGAGAAGCACGCGATTGTATTAGCACTCAAAATGCAAAAGAAATTTA is a window from the Pyrus communis chromosome 16, drPyrComm1.1, whole genome shotgun sequence genome containing:
- the LOC137719768 gene encoding auxin-responsive protein SAUR32-like, yielding MGSGERSLRNFHLHLPHLHHHHHHHGGKKQVIRDVPKGCLAIKVGQGKEQQRFVIPVIYFNHPLFIQLLKEAEEEYGFDQKGTITIPCHVEEFRSVQGMIDREKSLHHHHHHQHHHHVGCFRV